From Flavobacterium lipolyticum, one genomic window encodes:
- a CDS encoding MutS-related protein — protein MEAYHNKVEYYTALFNKINKKYNSISILRLLSVFLCLFLLFYYIKTNEILYVAFAFLSFVGFLFLMRIHSHLSFKREHTKAILKLNKNEIAYLKREKIPFENGIEFNDFSHPYAYDLDIFGEHSLFQNLNRTATYIGKKTLANQLLNLSCNQTILENQEAIEELKTKMDWRQDFLALAMISYDTKNSYDALIYWKSFQNNILPKVLIALSVILPVLFFGFLAAYFVTSKTILLSYLTYVFIANMIVLGNSFKRIQSEIAKADNVDKIIKQYSLLVQKIETETFQSKRLIDLQQELIFKNATASKHLKDLSELFSRMDTINNFVTAMVFNGMFLFNLHVLKALLKWKENYSEKLEQWINIVGEFEALNSLANLSYNNPDFVFPEINSDYKIGFSNLSHPLLNSVTRVGNDTHFYPESFMILTGSNMSGKSTFLRSLGINMVLGGIGSVVCASNANIHPLPVLVSMRLSDSLADSESYFFAEIKRLKQIMDALEERPAFVLLDEILRGTNSDDKRNGTIEVVKKVIAKNAIGAIATHDIEVCLTTNEYPQVLTNQCFEVEIKDNELHFDYKLRNGICKNKSATFLMKKMGVI, from the coding sequence ATGGAAGCCTATCACAATAAAGTTGAATACTATACAGCACTCTTTAATAAAATCAACAAAAAATACAACAGCATTAGTATACTGCGTCTTTTAAGCGTATTTCTGTGTTTGTTTTTATTGTTTTACTACATAAAAACGAATGAAATACTTTACGTAGCTTTTGCTTTTCTATCTTTTGTTGGTTTTCTTTTTTTAATGCGTATTCATTCGCATTTATCTTTCAAAAGAGAACATACAAAGGCAATTCTAAAACTAAATAAGAATGAAATTGCCTATTTGAAAAGAGAAAAAATCCCTTTTGAGAACGGAATCGAATTCAATGATTTTAGTCATCCGTATGCTTACGATCTGGATATTTTTGGAGAGCATTCGTTATTTCAAAATCTAAACAGAACGGCTACTTATATCGGAAAAAAAACACTGGCAAATCAATTACTGAATTTGTCTTGTAATCAAACTATTCTTGAAAATCAGGAAGCAATCGAGGAATTGAAAACTAAAATGGATTGGCGTCAGGATTTTTTGGCCTTGGCAATGATTAGTTATGATACAAAGAATTCTTATGATGCTTTAATTTATTGGAAATCATTTCAAAATAATATATTACCTAAAGTTTTAATTGCGCTATCTGTTATTCTTCCAGTCTTGTTTTTTGGCTTTTTGGCAGCCTATTTTGTTACTTCAAAAACAATTTTATTATCGTATCTGACCTATGTTTTTATTGCCAATATGATTGTTTTGGGAAATTCTTTTAAACGGATTCAGTCAGAGATTGCGAAGGCTGATAATGTGGATAAAATTATTAAGCAATATAGTTTACTGGTTCAGAAAATTGAGACAGAAACTTTTCAGTCAAAAAGATTGATTGATTTACAGCAGGAGCTTATTTTTAAGAATGCAACGGCGAGTAAACATTTAAAAGATCTTTCGGAACTGTTTTCCAGGATGGATACGATCAACAATTTTGTAACGGCAATGGTTTTTAACGGCATGTTTTTATTCAATTTACATGTTTTAAAAGCGCTTTTGAAATGGAAAGAAAACTATTCTGAAAAATTGGAGCAATGGATTAATATTGTTGGCGAGTTTGAAGCACTGAACAGTTTAGCTAACTTATCGTATAATAATCCTGATTTTGTGTTTCCTGAAATCAATTCCGACTATAAAATTGGATTTTCAAATTTGAGTCATCCTTTGTTAAATTCGGTAACAAGAGTAGGGAATGACACTCACTTTTATCCTGAATCTTTCATGATTTTAACAGGTTCTAATATGTCGGGTAAAAGCACTTTTTTAAGAAGTTTAGGAATCAATATGGTGCTCGGAGGAATTGGCTCAGTAGTTTGTGCTTCAAATGCTAACATACATCCACTTCCTGTTTTGGTTTCAATGCGACTGTCCGATTCGTTAGCTGATAGTGAATCGTACTTTTTTGCTGAAATTAAACGTTTGAAGCAAATTATGGACGCTCTGGAAGAACGCCCTGCTTTTGTTTTATTAGATGAAATTTTGAGAGGGACAAACTCCGATGATAAACGAAACGGAACAATCGAAGTCGTTAAAAAGGTAATCGCTAAGAATGCAATTGGTGCGATTGCTACACACGATATTGAGGTGTGTCTGACAACAAATGAATATCCTCAGGTCTTAACCAATCAGTGTTTTGAAGTAGAAATTAAAGACAATGAACTCCATTTTGATTATAAGCTGCGCAATGGGATTTGTAAAAATAAGAGTGCAACTTTCCTAATGAAGAAAATGGGAGTAATATAA
- a CDS encoding universal stress protein, translating to MKKILFPTDFSEAATNAFVHALEFAKIVNAELVLLHTFEIPVYDSQFFPENYASIYSSIELAKFEMFKDEIPKLRTIAAERKLDHIVIKHRLMDGDLIFNLKNAVEEDHIDFVIMGTSGVSDWTKFFLGSNTSSVISEVKVPVLCIPADAKFKKIKTIGFTTRYREKDKAELRKVLEIAKKTNAKVKSLYVRASNTDVSDATIKEWDKEFAHENVEFLVLPSDEVKETILDFVLYKDVDVLTVITHKKSFFESIFESSFSKKITKEVSIPVLVMHES from the coding sequence ATGAAAAAGATATTATTTCCCACAGATTTTTCTGAAGCGGCGACAAATGCTTTTGTCCATGCCTTAGAATTTGCCAAAATTGTAAACGCCGAATTAGTTTTGTTGCACACTTTTGAGATTCCGGTTTACGATAGTCAGTTTTTTCCCGAAAATTACGCCTCGATTTACAGCTCAATCGAACTGGCAAAGTTTGAAATGTTTAAAGATGAGATTCCAAAGCTCAGAACTATTGCCGCGGAACGAAAATTAGATCACATTGTAATCAAACATCGTTTGATGGACGGTGATTTGATTTTTAATTTGAAAAATGCAGTAGAAGAAGATCATATAGATTTTGTGATAATGGGAACTTCGGGTGTTTCAGACTGGACAAAATTTTTCCTCGGATCAAATACAAGTTCTGTAATTTCGGAAGTCAAAGTACCCGTTTTGTGTATTCCCGCAGATGCAAAGTTCAAAAAAATAAAAACAATTGGTTTTACAACCCGCTATCGTGAAAAAGACAAGGCCGAGCTTCGAAAAGTGCTGGAAATAGCTAAGAAAACAAATGCTAAAGTAAAAAGTCTATACGTTAGAGCATCAAACACAGATGTTTCTGATGCCACAATTAAAGAATGGGATAAAGAATTTGCTCATGAAAATGTAGAGTTTTTGGTCTTGCCAAGTGATGAAGTAAAAGAGACTATTCTCGATTTTGTACTGTATAAAGATGTAGACGTTCTGACGGTTATTACACACAAAAAATCTTTCTTTGAAAGTATTTTCGAATCCAGTTTCAGTAAAAAAATAACTAAGGAGGTTTCGATACCGGTTTTGGTTATGCATGAAAGCTAA
- the dnaN gene encoding DNA polymerase III subunit beta produces MKFIVSSSYLLKQLQVLGSVINSNNTLPILDNFLFELNNSELTVSASDLETTMSATLSIDSTSKGSVAVPAKLLLEILKTFPEQPLTFTVEENNTVEISSNSGKYALAYAAGEEFPKSVSLEEPSVTLVPADVLATAVSKTIFAAGNDDLRPVMSGVFFQFSPEGLTFVATDAHKLVKYARTDVKASQVADFIMPKKPLNILKSILGTSDAEVKIEYNDSNATFSFDNYILTCRLIDGKYPNYEAVIPKENPNKLMIDRSLFLSSVKRVAIFSNKTTHQIRLKIAGAELNVSAEDIDYSNKAEERLTCDYQGDDLQIGFNSRFLTEMLTNLQSDMIMLEMSLPNRAGILTPVDGLEEGETVTMLVMPVMLNS; encoded by the coding sequence ATGAAATTTATAGTATCGAGTTCGTACTTATTAAAACAATTACAAGTTTTAGGTAGTGTAATTAACAGTAACAATACGTTGCCAATTTTAGACAACTTTTTATTTGAACTAAACAACAGCGAACTGACCGTTTCGGCTTCAGATCTTGAAACTACCATGTCTGCTACGTTGTCAATCGATTCTACAAGTAAAGGAAGTGTTGCTGTACCAGCTAAACTTTTGCTTGAAATTTTAAAAACGTTCCCGGAACAGCCTTTAACTTTTACTGTTGAAGAAAACAATACCGTTGAAATTAGTTCAAACTCCGGAAAATATGCTTTAGCATACGCTGCAGGAGAAGAATTTCCAAAATCGGTAAGTCTTGAAGAACCATCTGTAACGCTTGTTCCTGCTGATGTTTTGGCGACTGCTGTAAGTAAAACTATTTTCGCTGCCGGAAATGATGATTTACGTCCGGTAATGTCGGGGGTTTTCTTCCAATTCTCACCAGAAGGATTAACTTTCGTAGCAACTGATGCTCATAAATTGGTGAAATATGCCCGTACAGATGTAAAAGCATCTCAGGTAGCCGATTTTATCATGCCTAAAAAACCTTTGAATATTTTAAAAAGTATCCTGGGAACTTCTGATGCTGAAGTAAAAATTGAATACAACGATTCAAATGCGACTTTCTCATTTGACAATTATATTTTAACCTGTCGTTTGATTGACGGAAAATACCCTAATTATGAAGCGGTAATTCCAAAAGAAAATCCAAACAAATTAATGATTGACCGTTCTTTGTTTTTAAGCTCGGTGAAACGTGTGGCCATTTTCTCTAACAAAACGACACACCAAATTCGATTAAAAATTGCCGGAGCTGAATTAAATGTTTCTGCAGAAGACATCGATTACTCTAACAAAGCAGAGGAAAGACTAACTTGTGATTATCAGGGAGATGATCTTCAAATTGGTTTCAACTCACGTTTTTTAACTGAAATGCTGACTAACTTACAATCCGATATGATTATGTTGGAAATGTCATTACCTAACAGAGCAGGTATCCTAACTCCGGTAGACGGTTTAGAAGAAGGAGAAACTGTTACGATGTTAGTAATGCCGGTAATGTTAAATAGTTAA
- a CDS encoding DsbA family oxidoreductase produces the protein MKIEIWSDIMCPFCYIGKRQLETALAEFPNDEFEIEWKSFQLDPTIEAQTDKDVYTFLAERKGISVEQSIEMHKGVVEHAKSVGLDYHFDKAIVSNSLSAHRIIQLAKTKNLADAMEEIFFRAYFTEGRNLNDPETLIELGVKAGLNADEVKEAVENEKLYISDVHTDLIQAQNMGIQGVPFFVFDRKYAISGAQPVEAFVNTIKEVQK, from the coding sequence ATGAAAATAGAAATTTGGTCGGACATCATGTGTCCGTTTTGTTATATCGGAAAAAGACAATTGGAAACAGCTTTAGCTGAATTTCCTAATGACGAGTTTGAAATTGAATGGAAAAGTTTCCAGCTTGATCCTACTATTGAAGCACAAACAGATAAAGACGTTTATACGTTTCTTGCTGAACGAAAAGGGATCTCTGTTGAACAATCCATCGAAATGCACAAAGGTGTCGTAGAACATGCTAAAAGCGTTGGTTTAGACTATCATTTTGATAAAGCGATAGTTTCAAATTCATTGTCGGCACATCGCATTATTCAGTTGGCTAAGACCAAAAATCTTGCCGATGCAATGGAGGAAATTTTCTTTAGAGCTTATTTTACAGAAGGAAGAAACTTAAATGATCCCGAAACTTTGATTGAACTTGGTGTGAAAGCAGGTTTAAATGCGGATGAAGTCAAAGAAGCGGTTGAAAATGAAAAACTTTATATCAGTGATGTACACACTGATCTTATTCAGGCGCAGAATATGGGCATACAAGGAGTTCCGTTTTTTGTTTTTGATCGAAAATATGCGATCTCGGGAGCTCAGCCAGTTGAAGCTTTTGTAAATACAATCAAAGAAGTACAGAAATAA